From Homo sapiens chromosome 17 genomic scaffold, GRCh38.p14 alternate locus group ALT_REF_LOCI_1 HSCHR17_7_CTG4, a single genomic window includes:
- the MRM1 gene encoding rRNA methyltransferase 1, mitochondrial isoform X2, whose product MALLSTVRGATWGRLVTRHFSHAARHGERPGGEELSRLLLDDLVPTSRLELLFGMTPCLLALQAARRSVARLLLQAGKAGLQGKRAELLRMAEARDIPVLRPRRQKLDTMCRYQVHQGVCMEVSPLRPRPWREAGEASPGDDPQQLWLVLDGIQDPRNFGAVLRSAHFLGVDKVITSRRNSCPLTPVVSKSSAGAMEVMDVFSTDDLTGFLQVGLQ is encoded by the exons ATGGCATTGCTCTCGACCGTCCGGGGCGCGACCTGGGGTCGCCTCGTCACCCGTCATTTCTCCCATGCAGCGCGGCATGGGGAGCGGCCTGGTGGGGAGGAGCTAAGCCGCTTGCTGCTGGATGACCTGGTGCCGACCTCTCGGCTGGAGCTTCTGTTTGGCATGACCCCGTGTCTCCTGGCTCTGCAGGCCGCCCGCCGCTCTGTGGCCCGGCTCCTGCTCCAGGCGGGTAAAGCTGGGCTGCAGGGGAAGCGGGCCGAGCTGCTCCGGATGGCCGAGGCGCGGGACATTCCAGTTCTGCGGCCCAGACGGCAGAAACTGGACACAATGTGCCGCTACCAGGTCCACCAGGGTGTCTGCATGGAGGTGAGCCCGCTGCGGCCCCGGCCTTGGAGAGAGGCCGGGGAGGCGAGCCCAGGCGACGACCCCCAGCAGTTGTGGCTCGTCCTCGATGGGATCCAGGATCCCCGGAATTTTGGGGCTGTGCTGCGTTCCGCACACTTCCTCGGAGTGGATAAGGTCATCACCAGCCGGAGAAACAG CTGCCCGCTCACTCCAGTAGTCAGCAAGTCCAGCGCGGGGGCTATGGAGGTGATGGACGTGTTCTCCACTGATGACCTCACCGGATTTTTACAG GTCGGGCTTCAGTAA